Sequence from the [Clostridium] scindens genome:
ATCGGAGCCGCCTATGTAATGGACATCCTTCTTGTCCGGGAAAAGCAGCGCTTTGAAGTCGGGTATTACCTTTAGTTTAAATTGATGCGGTACTGCTACTTTTATCATCATCATCTATTCCTCCTACCAAAATCTCAGGATTTATAATCATCTTATATTTATCAGCGGTCATCTCATTCTCGCAAATAGCCACCATCGGTTCTGCAATCCATTGCTTTTTGTCATTGCGTATGCACATTTTATCCAACGTCACAAGAGGCATGACCCCTTCCTTCTTGCCGATGGAATGATAGGGAATGTAGCGTAATCTGACTGCCTCGCTCCCCGCGAGAAGCTCTCTTGCCACATCCTGGTCCAGAATGCATACCGGATTTCCTGTCAGTTCATCCCTCAGGCTGTTTCCCGTATCAATCAACGCCTGTACCTGACATTTTCTTCCATTCATATAAAGTTCTGCCTGGCATCGGTACTGGTTCTGCCTGGAAAGATAGGAAATCAGGCTCCAGATGCCGGATACCGCATAGTAGCTGGCTACTGCCAGTACAAAGAACAGGCTTCCGATCCGCATATACTGTCCGAGGAATTGAAATACCCCACCTGTCAGGAACCCGCTGATATACAGCAGTATCCATGCCCTCAGCATATCTGATCCCCACTTGACTAAAAGCCCTGCCCTGATCATTAAAACATTCACCATGCCATGGAACAGTACGAATTTGACAAACGTATAGGGAACTGGAAGAATTATAACCAGACAAGTCAGTGCTGATCCGAGGAGCGCTCCTAATGCAATGCGTCCATACTTGACTGGACATTTCAGCATCTTCCTTACAGCCGCAAGAAGGATATAATCCATCGTAAAGTTCACCGTGAAAAACACGTCTATGTACAATTCATAATACACGTTCCACCTTCTTTCTCTTTGGGTATACTAAATCGATTTGGTACGTGGGCAAGATTCATTATACGAGTTGCTCCAAAAAGATTTTGTCAGATGATGGAGTCCATTTTTATTTTCGTTCGACAGCACCTTCAAGACACAAGATATAGATTCCCATAAGATGATTTTTTCGGATTTGTCTTATGCTGGCATACAACACTTTGTATCCTTCATTGGCATAAAAGAAAGAATTTTGTGGAATAAAAAAAGAATTTCTTGACAAAACTTGTCGTAATAAGAGGATATATAGAAAAATAGAACGGAAAATAGAAAAAAAGCCAGATACATGAAAATCATGCATCTGGCTTGCTATTATTATTTCTTGAAGAAATCCGGTATCTTGATAGACTGTTCCTTCACCTTGCTAGTTGGGGTTCTTGGCGTCTCTAAGGATGGCGTAGTTCCTCCTACCGGACGCTTTGCCGCATTGGTAGTGCCGCCGCCTTTCGTAGGCGCCATGCCAAAGTCGATCCTTGGAGATGCCTGGGAAGTCTGCGCCGGCTGTACCGGTCTTTCATATCCCTGGGCATGCGTCGCCGCTGTATGCGGCACGGAAGAAACTCTTGGGTTTTCAAGTCTTGCTTTTAGTTTGGAAGCGCTTCCTCCCACATTGTGAAGGCCTGTGGCAATAACCGTAATGGTCGCCTCATCCGCCCTGGAATCATCATACATGGCACCGAAGATGATGTTGGCATCCTCTCCTGCCAGTTCCTGTACATACTCTGCCGCATCCGATGCATCCATAAGGGTGATATCGCCGGATACGTTAATGATGACATGAGAAGCTCCGGCAATGGTTGTCTCAAGAAGCGGACTGGCAACAGCCTGCTTAACTGCCTCAAGAGCCTTATCATCGCCACGTCCCTGTCCGATACCGATATGCGCGATTCCTTTGTCCGTCATAACCGTCTGGACATCGGCAAAGTCAAGGTTGATAAGCGAAGGTACATTGATAAGGTCTGTAATACCCTGGATACCTTGCTGCAATACTTCATCCGCCTTCTTAAGGGCTTCCGGCATAGTGGTGCGTCTATCTACTACTTCCAGCAGTTTATCATTCGGGATAACAATCAGAGTATCCACGCTTTCTTTTAATTTTTCAATTCCCGCAAGGGCATTGTTCATACGTGTCTTTGACTCGAAGCGGAAAGGCTTTGTCACAACGCCTACCGTCAGCGCACCCTGTTCTTTCGCAATCCGCGCAACTACAGGCGTCGCTCCGGTACCTGTGCCGCCGCCCATGCCGCAGGTTACGAATACCATATCCGCGCCTTTTAATGCGGCTGATATCTCCTCTGCGCTTTCTTCTGCTGCCTTTTCTCCAATCTCGGGCCTTGCGCCTGCTCCCAGTCCTTTGGTAATCTTGTCCCCAATCTGCATAAGCGTCGGAGCCTTACATAACTGCAATGCCTGTTTATCTGTATTAATAGCTATAAATTCAACACCGGCAATCTGCTCGTCGATCATTCGGTTGACAGCGTTATTTCCGCCCCCTCCGACTCCAACAACAATTATTTTTGCCGCTGCTTCTGATTCGTTCGTTTTAATTTCTAGCAAGGGTTTCTCCTCCTTTGTTATCCTTATTATATATTATACATCCCGTATATAAAGCAAATGAAAAAAGTTCAGTCTGCCATATATAGTATATAATATAGACTTTTGTATAAAATATCAATAGAATTACAGTATTTTTCTTATTTTTCTTCCGGAAATTCTCCAATATCAAAGGTAATTGTCTCAGTTGTCTCGGAATAATTTTCTAAATGAAGAGTTCCTTCCTGATCTCCCAGTTTTTCCATGATTGGGGCAATCTGCGCAATCTGCTCGGAAGATACGTTTTTTCCCAGGCTTACGCATACTTTTCCGATATACAGATAGATCTTGTCATCCTTACATACGATACGATCCGTAGACAGCTGATACTTCACGACTTCCTTGGACGTCTCCAGTATTTCTTCAAATATCCTGGTATCATCGCTCCTTAACTGCTTGTACAGCTTAATATCCTTTACCTCGATCCCCTCAATGCATGGCAGGCCCTCAATCAGGGATGACGACTCCGAAACCACCAGCCCCGCCTTGTCAAAATATGCATAATCCTCTCCATTACGCACATATCCTACGATGGGCTTCTCCTTCACCGTAACCTTGAGTACCCAAGGAGCCTTAAGTCCAACTTCCATGCTTTCCAGACAGGGGAGCTGCTCTCCGTATCCCAGCGCGTATTTTCCCAGAATATACAGCGTATTAATGGAATATTTATCACTTTGCACCGTATCGACAATCTCCTGATCCGTGCAATATTCATTGCCGCTGATCTCTATCTTCTGTACATAAAAAAGAATCAGAACGCCCAGCGCGATAATCGCGATTCCCAGCAGAAGGACCACCAGCGCGTACAGGCGATGGGACTTCTTCTTTCTTTTTCCCGGCTTTTCCTCTTTCTGACGCTTTTCTTTTCCCATGGTATATACTCCCTTTTTATTCTTTTCATCTTATCTGTTCTATTTTACCAGAGAAGACACGCTTAGTACAAGCCCCATTTCCAAAAGCAGGAACACCACCGACGTTCCCCCGTAGCTGACGAAGGGAAGCGTAATTCCCGTATTGGGTATGGTATTGGTTACTACTGCTATATTAAGGATGACCTGAATCATCATATGCGCCATGGCTCCCGTCGCGATCAGGGCTCCGAATAAGTCCCTGGCGTGAGTGGCGATCACGAAGAATCTCCAGATAAGGATCAGGAACAGGATTAAGACAAATCCTGCTCCAAACAGGCCCAGTTCTTCGCAGATGATCGAGAATATCATATCATTCTGAGCCTCCGGGACGAAACCGAGTTTCTGGACGCTCTGGCCAAGCCCCCGTCCAAACAGGCCTCCAGAGCCAATGGCGTAGAGTCCCTGCAAAGTCTGGTATCCTTTCTCATATGCCTCCGGATTCCTCCAGATGGCGAGACGCTCCAGACGGTAGCTCTCAAGCGCCAGGAAGATCGTCATGAATCCAATGCCCAAAAGCCCCATGAACACAAACTGCCCGTACTTAGGGCTGGCCACGAATACCAGGATGACTCCGATTCCCAGAATGATGATGGCCGTGCTCAAGTTGCTGGCTCCTACGAGGCCGACGATAGGCAGGATCATAGCCATCACCTTGATCATCGTACGCATCTTTCCCATATTCTTTATATCCTTCGTTATCACATGGGCCAGAAACAATATCACCGCAACCTTGGCAAATTCGGAAGGCTGAAAAGAAAAAGGCCCCAAAGACAACCATCTTTTGGACCCATTATACTCATCGCCTACAAATATGACTGCAACCGACAGAAGGATTGCCGTAAAGTATCCCAGCACAGCCACATGCCTCCACCAGTGATAGTCCATATTGGCTACCACAAACATCCCGGCAATACCCAGAAGCATGGCAAAAGCCTGCTTCTTTAAATAGTAAAATGAATCATGGAACTTTACTTCTCCGTTGTATGCACTTGTACTATACAGGATCACCAAGCCCATGATGATAAGAAGAAGTAACGCAGCAAGAAGCGTATAATCATGCTTCGAATTTCTTTTTTTAGATTGTGCCAATCTATGCCACTCCTTATAAGGAATTTACAATCTCTTTGAACTTCTCTCCGCGTACTTCATAACTTGGGAACATATCCCAGCTTGCGCATGCCGGCGATAGCAGTACTGCATCCCCTGGCATGGCGATCTTCGCTGCCGTAAGCACCGCATCTTCAAATGTATCTGCAAACAGGTAATCCTTGAATCCGCAGGCATCCGCATCTTTTGCGATCTTTTCCTTCGTTGCCCCAAGAAGCACCAGTTTTTTCACTTTTCCGTCAAAACTTTCAATCCAATCCGTGTAGGCGGAATCCTTGTCGTATCCTCCTCCGATCAGCACTGTCGGCCTGTTCATGGCCTGGATGCCTTTGATCGCGGCATCTGGGTTGGTACCCTTGGAATCATTGTAATAGGCGACCCCGTTCTTCTCCGTCACATATTCGATCCTATGCTCTACTCCTCTGAACTCCTTGATGCTTTTGCGGATCGTCTCCATAGGCACGCCATAGACATAAGCCATAGCAACGGCTGCCATCACGTTCTCGTAAT
This genomic interval carries:
- the ftsZ gene encoding cell division protein FtsZ — protein: MLEIKTNESEAAAKIIVVGVGGGGNNAVNRMIDEQIAGVEFIAINTDKQALQLCKAPTLMQIGDKITKGLGAGARPEIGEKAAEESAEEISAALKGADMVFVTCGMGGGTGTGATPVVARIAKEQGALTVGVVTKPFRFESKTRMNNALAGIEKLKESVDTLIVIPNDKLLEVVDRRTTMPEALKKADEVLQQGIQGITDLINVPSLINLDFADVQTVMTDKGIAHIGIGQGRGDDKALEAVKQAVASPLLETTIAGASHVIINVSGDITLMDASDAAEYVQELAGEDANIIFGAMYDDSRADEATITVIATGLHNVGGSASKLKARLENPRVSSVPHTAATHAQGYERPVQPAQTSQASPRIDFGMAPTKGGGTTNAAKRPVGGTTPSLETPRTPTSKVKEQSIKIPDFFKK
- a CDS encoding sigma-E processing peptidase SpoIIGA, encoding MYYELYIDVFFTVNFTMDYILLAAVRKMLKCPVKYGRIALGALLGSALTCLVIILPVPYTFVKFVLFHGMVNVLMIRAGLLVKWGSDMLRAWILLYISGFLTGGVFQFLGQYMRIGSLFFVLAVASYYAVSGIWSLISYLSRQNQYRCQAELYMNGRKCQVQALIDTGNSLRDELTGNPVCILDQDVARELLAGSEAVRLRYIPYHSIGKKEGVMPLVTLDKMCIRNDKKQWIAEPMVAICENEMTADKYKMIINPEILVGGIDDDDKSSSTASI
- a CDS encoding cell division protein FtsQ/DivIB, with the protein product MGKEKRQKEEKPGKRKKKSHRLYALVVLLLGIAIIALGVLILFYVQKIEISGNEYCTDQEIVDTVQSDKYSINTLYILGKYALGYGEQLPCLESMEVGLKAPWVLKVTVKEKPIVGYVRNGEDYAYFDKAGLVVSESSSLIEGLPCIEGIEVKDIKLYKQLRSDDTRIFEEILETSKEVVKYQLSTDRIVCKDDKIYLYIGKVCVSLGKNVSSEQIAQIAPIMEKLGDQEGTLHLENYSETTETITFDIGEFPEEK
- the ftsW gene encoding putative lipid II flippase FtsW, with protein sequence MAQSKKRNSKHDYTLLAALLLLIIMGLVILYSTSAYNGEVKFHDSFYYLKKQAFAMLLGIAGMFVVANMDYHWWRHVAVLGYFTAILLSVAVIFVGDEYNGSKRWLSLGPFSFQPSEFAKVAVILFLAHVITKDIKNMGKMRTMIKVMAMILPIVGLVGASNLSTAIIILGIGVILVFVASPKYGQFVFMGLLGIGFMTIFLALESYRLERLAIWRNPEAYEKGYQTLQGLYAIGSGGLFGRGLGQSVQKLGFVPEAQNDMIFSIICEELGLFGAGFVLILFLILIWRFFVIATHARDLFGALIATGAMAHMMIQVILNIAVVTNTIPNTGITLPFVSYGGTSVVFLLLEMGLVLSVSSLVK